One region of Pseudomonas glycinae genomic DNA includes:
- a CDS encoding efflux RND transporter permease subunit: protein MERYLNFVERHARAIVFLLVAITAYFTYTLGALISDTNPYLLKDSHPARKTIIDLQGEFTGTFDSVMVALNNPQTVFNKQTLNALFSMSQSVRKMILANDADKEQLTQLVARYPNDSRAQLLTRDILEDGFSQNDYAQAKALRDHAQSQNWDAHDQLFLTFLAERINPIREMASMGDLENIVLTDGGELLIHKTLNAYDMDPAVVESQIMGNELMVDGVVSKDKKVAMLVAELGTKQDDAQAQLRAYQIVRGIVAQYQTEHPEYKDEIFIAGMPIFIAAQQEIIDHDLAVLFPIVFLLITLLLIFFFRKPLGVLLPLFNILFCTIWTLGLMALLRVPFDLLTSVLPVFLFTICCSDAIHVMAEYYEQKNAGKSNRDANRETQRLMVVPVVLTTVTTIATFMISTTNNIVSIRNFGMFMSIGLTAALIISLLLIPAWISIWGKDQPPQAKVAAHKESIISRYLVAFCAWMIRFRKPILMVMLPLLALATVFTFRVDIEDSGIAYFKPESHIRISDQFINHAKVAGTAPGWIAIDSKEPRGVLTTEVVQFIDKLDHFIKQQPNVSYGYSLATYVKRMNLVLNDMNPDYLRVPNAMEKVSSVNDDGQVEQFEVPGNSLIEQHVMLFENGGGSDLNNVLNADFSKALTLYTMTSSVASDYQGMLDRLDAWLLVNKPANLEVTHAGTPLIWTGVLQEITQGQVLSFSLALLVVTLMMMYWLKSVRLGILGMLTLLTTSVTVYGFMFLFKIELNIGTTLVTFLVVGVVDYAVHLLSRIKWLVQQGIEVDAAILQAMHSVGRSTVINVVIFSVGFMALLFSDFKPIVDLGALVAMALFSSGVMTIILVTLVSPWFFGAIEPVVQPAQAQRIDAEAVPG, encoded by the coding sequence ATGGAAAGATACCTGAACTTCGTCGAGCGCCATGCGCGGGCGATCGTTTTCCTGCTGGTGGCGATCACCGCGTATTTCACTTATACGCTGGGTGCGCTGATTTCGGACACCAACCCTTATCTGCTCAAGGACAGCCATCCGGCGCGCAAGACCATCATCGATTTGCAGGGTGAGTTCACCGGCACCTTCGACTCGGTGATGGTGGCGTTGAACAACCCGCAGACGGTCTTCAACAAACAGACGCTCAATGCGCTGTTTTCGATGTCGCAGTCGGTGCGCAAGATGATCCTGGCCAACGACGCCGACAAGGAGCAACTGACGCAACTCGTCGCCCGCTACCCGAATGACAGCCGCGCACAGTTATTGACCCGGGACATTCTGGAGGACGGTTTTTCCCAGAATGATTACGCTCAGGCCAAGGCCCTGCGCGATCATGCCCAGAGTCAGAACTGGGATGCTCATGATCAGTTGTTCCTGACCTTCCTCGCCGAGCGGATCAACCCGATTCGCGAAATGGCGTCGATGGGCGACCTGGAAAACATCGTGCTGACCGACGGTGGCGAGTTGTTGATCCACAAGACCCTCAACGCCTATGACATGGATCCGGCTGTGGTCGAGTCGCAGATCATGGGCAACGAACTGATGGTCGACGGGGTGGTGTCGAAGGACAAGAAAGTCGCGATGCTGGTGGCCGAGCTCGGCACCAAGCAGGATGACGCCCAGGCGCAATTGCGCGCTTATCAGATCGTGCGGGGCATCGTCGCGCAGTATCAGACAGAGCATCCGGAGTACAAGGACGAGATTTTCATTGCCGGCATGCCGATCTTCATCGCGGCCCAACAGGAAATCATCGACCATGACCTGGCGGTGCTGTTTCCGATCGTGTTTCTGCTGATCACCCTGCTGTTGATTTTTTTCTTCCGCAAACCGCTGGGCGTGTTGTTGCCGCTGTTCAACATTCTGTTCTGCACCATCTGGACGCTGGGCCTGATGGCGCTGCTGCGGGTGCCGTTCGACCTGTTGACCAGCGTATTGCCGGTGTTTCTGTTCACCATCTGCTGCTCGGACGCCATCCATGTAATGGCCGAATACTACGAGCAGAAAAACGCCGGCAAGAGCAACCGTGACGCCAACCGCGAGACCCAGCGCCTGATGGTCGTGCCGGTGGTGTTGACGACGGTGACGACCATCGCCACGTTCATGATTTCCACCACCAACAACATCGTCAGCATCCGCAATTTCGGCATGTTCATGTCCATCGGCCTGACGGCGGCGCTGATCATTTCGTTGCTGCTGATTCCGGCCTGGATCTCCATCTGGGGCAAGGATCAACCACCGCAAGCCAAGGTGGCCGCGCACAAGGAATCGATCATCTCGCGTTATCTGGTGGCGTTCTGCGCCTGGATGATCCGCTTTCGCAAACCGATTCTCATGGTCATGCTGCCGTTGCTGGCGCTGGCCACCGTGTTCACCTTCCGCGTCGATATCGAAGACTCGGGCATTGCCTATTTCAAGCCCGAAAGCCATATCCGCATTTCGGACCAGTTCATCAACCACGCCAAAGTCGCGGGTACGGCGCCGGGCTGGATTGCCATTGACAGCAAGGAGCCTCGTGGGGTGCTGACCACGGAGGTGGTGCAGTTCATCGACAAGCTCGACCACTTCATCAAGCAGCAGCCGAACGTGAGTTATGGCTACTCCCTGGCCACTTACGTCAAGCGCATGAACCTGGTGCTTAACGACATGAACCCCGATTACCTGCGCGTTCCCAACGCCATGGAAAAGGTGAGCTCAGTCAATGATGACGGGCAGGTCGAACAATTCGAAGTGCCAGGCAATTCGCTGATTGAGCAGCACGTGATGCTGTTCGAAAACGGTGGCGGCTCGGACTTGAACAACGTGCTCAACGCCGACTTCTCCAAGGCCTTGACGCTGTACACCATGACCTCGTCGGTCGCCAGCGATTATCAGGGCATGCTCGATCGCCTCGACGCCTGGCTGCTGGTGAACAAACCGGCCAATCTGGAGGTGACGCATGCCGGCACGCCGTTGATCTGGACCGGTGTGTTGCAGGAAATCACCCAAGGCCAGGTACTGAGTTTTTCCCTGGCGTTGCTGGTCGTCACGCTGATGATGATGTACTGGCTCAAGTCGGTGCGGCTGGGCATTCTCGGCATGTTGACCCTGCTGACCACCTCGGTCACGGTCTACGGCTTCATGTTTCTGTTCAAGATCGAGCTGAACATCGGCACGACGCTGGTGACGTTCCTGGTGGTGGGCGTGGTCGATTACGCGGTGCACCTGCTGTCGCGCATCAAATGGCTGGTGCAGCAGGGCATTGAAGTTGACGCGGCGATTCTGCAGGCGATGCACAGCGTCGGTCGCTCGACGGTGATCAACGTGGTGATTTTCTCCGTGGGCTTCATGGCGCTGCTGTTTTCTGACTTCAAGCCGATTGTCGACCTGGGGGCGCTGGTGGCCATGGCGCTGTTTTCCAGCGGGGTCATGACCATCATTCTGGTGACGCTGGTTTCGCCGTGGTTCTTCGGCGCGATTGAGCCGGTTGTCCAGCCCGCTCAGGCGCAACGTATCGACGCAGAGGCAGTACCGGGTTGA
- a CDS encoding outer membrane lipoprotein-sorting protein, whose product MLPLLKSLTATALILSGVCASAADGSNADEIIRQVRDRNDGKSFMSQVSLILHDKKGNTRVREFTYLQKDYPDSDKFSMYFSAPTDVRDVAFHIENPHETLGLEDSQWMYLPVSRQTRRISTTDKRGSFMGSEYSYADLDKIRVKDYSQTLLGEEQIKGRDCYVIEREPVSPEVLAKTGYNKLKVWIDKQNFLVMRQDFFDVKGVLIKQMRTQKVETIDGIDSIQLSETEHFIDGTRSEMRFNQLQYNVPLEDRLFTQTAIKRGLKTGDLPEFSVTAR is encoded by the coding sequence ATGTTGCCGCTTTTGAAAAGTCTGACCGCCACCGCGTTGATCCTCAGTGGCGTCTGCGCCAGCGCTGCCGACGGCAGCAATGCCGATGAAATCATTCGCCAGGTGCGCGATCGCAATGACGGTAAAAGCTTCATGTCCCAGGTGTCGTTGATCCTCCACGACAAGAAGGGCAATACCCGGGTTCGTGAATTCACCTACCTGCAGAAGGACTACCCGGACAGCGACAAATTCAGCATGTATTTCTCGGCGCCGACCGATGTGCGCGACGTCGCGTTCCACATCGAAAACCCGCACGAGACTCTGGGGCTGGAAGACAGCCAGTGGATGTACCTGCCGGTCAGCCGCCAGACCCGCCGGATCTCCACCACCGACAAGCGCGGCTCGTTCATGGGCAGCGAATACTCCTATGCCGACCTGGACAAGATCCGGGTCAAGGATTACTCGCAGACATTGCTGGGAGAAGAGCAGATCAAGGGCCGCGACTGCTACGTGATCGAACGTGAACCGGTGTCCCCGGAAGTGCTGGCCAAGACCGGTTACAACAAACTCAAGGTGTGGATCGACAAGCAGAATTTCCTGGTCATGCGTCAGGACTTCTTCGACGTCAAAGGTGTGCTGATCAAGCAGATGCGCACCCAAAAGGTCGAGACCATCGACGGGATCGACAGCATCCAGCTCAGTGAAACCGAGCACTTCATCGACGGCACGCGCTCGGAAATGCGCTTCAACCAGTTGCAGTACAACGTTCCGCTGGAAGACCGACTGTTTACCCAGACCGCCATCAAGCGCGGGCTGAAAACCGGTGACCTGCCGGAATTTTCCGTGACTGCCCGCTAA
- a CDS encoding DUF1302 family protein, with translation MPGTINRIAWAMWACVAAPAAVAALEVDDLKPDYADAEIGVATALRLHGDDQVTQKAVYFKANLEDNWDGGYYKAKGRVRYDARYDGNNPYSERAREKYRFDADWRHLYVGHSLGDGEVTVGWQQVVWGRADELRVLDQINPLDYRDGLTPLLEDSRIAVPMVRVTQPVGEWELEALWITDFVKNQPPVAGSEFAAPLFAAPDPEYFLLDSKPGYDGDKGYAYGLSANGRIGAVDTSFVALSARQQDPVYAVEGLADDGRTRLQRQFPRYTMGGAGLAIDAGHSIVVRSEIAWFDNWRVTNPTRAYGADSTSMVKSLLGVDYLWRDWLISAQWQEQVLLDWQDGMLQDKREPLFTLSAEGTHWQDRLKSRLVAAASPPLKDNALLQGIFTYKPVDYIKLGLEVDVFFGKPDRAFGEYSKRDQVRLSAGYLF, from the coding sequence ATGCCAGGAACTATCAACCGCATCGCCTGGGCGATGTGGGCCTGCGTGGCCGCTCCGGCGGCTGTCGCGGCCCTGGAAGTCGACGATCTGAAGCCCGATTACGCCGACGCCGAAATCGGTGTGGCCACGGCACTGCGCCTGCACGGTGACGATCAGGTCACACAGAAGGCCGTGTATTTCAAAGCCAACCTGGAGGACAACTGGGACGGCGGCTATTACAAGGCCAAGGGTCGTGTGCGGTATGACGCCCGCTACGACGGCAACAACCCGTACAGCGAACGCGCCCGGGAAAAATATCGCTTCGACGCTGATTGGCGGCATCTGTATGTCGGTCATTCGCTGGGCGACGGTGAAGTGACGGTCGGCTGGCAGCAGGTGGTCTGGGGGCGTGCGGATGAGCTGCGTGTGCTGGACCAGATCAACCCGCTGGACTATCGCGATGGGCTGACCCCGTTGCTTGAAGACAGCCGCATCGCTGTACCGATGGTGCGTGTGACGCAGCCCGTAGGCGAGTGGGAACTGGAAGCGCTGTGGATCACCGACTTCGTCAAGAACCAGCCGCCGGTGGCGGGCAGCGAGTTCGCCGCGCCGCTGTTCGCGGCGCCCGATCCGGAGTATTTCCTGCTTGATTCCAAACCCGGCTATGACGGTGACAAGGGCTATGCCTATGGTCTGAGCGCCAATGGCCGGATCGGTGCAGTGGACACCAGTTTCGTAGCGTTGAGCGCACGTCAGCAGGACCCGGTGTATGCCGTCGAAGGTCTGGCCGATGACGGTCGTACGCGTCTTCAACGCCAGTTTCCCCGTTACACCATGGGCGGTGCAGGTCTGGCGATCGACGCCGGTCACAGCATCGTGGTGCGCAGCGAGATTGCCTGGTTCGACAACTGGCGCGTGACCAATCCGACCCGCGCCTACGGTGCCGACAGCACGTCGATGGTCAAGTCGCTGTTGGGTGTCGATTATCTGTGGCGCGACTGGCTGATTTCGGCGCAATGGCAGGAGCAGGTGCTGCTCGACTGGCAGGACGGGATGCTGCAGGACAAGCGCGAGCCGCTGTTCACGCTGTCGGCCGAAGGCACTCACTGGCAGGACCGGCTCAAGAGCCGGCTGGTGGCTGCGGCCTCGCCGCCGCTCAAGGACAACGCCTTGTTGCAGGGCATCTTCACCTACAAACCGGTGGACTACATCAAGCTGGGACTGGAAGTGGACGTGTTCTTCGGCAAACCCGACAGGGCCTTCGGCGAGTACAGCAAGCGCGATCAAGTGCGGCTGTCCGCCGGCTATTTGTTTTAA
- a CDS encoding SDR family NAD(P)-dependent oxidoreductase gives MSRTILITGAAKGIGRAVAEDFAANGDNHLILLDLDLPQLQGWVDEQQERINARVETHAANIADLPAMEAFFKQLGSRIKQVDVLVNSAGICNENEPEDLHNWHKVISVNLNGTFYVTSLCLALMPDRGRIINMSSILGRAGKVRNTAYCASKHGIVGMTKALALDLASRQITVNAILPAWIDTPMLQGELATQAAIAGLTQEQIVRNAKKKLPMRRFIQSEEVAAMVRYLASPEAGGVTAQSLVIDGGVGLGM, from the coding sequence ATGAGCCGCACCATTCTGATTACCGGTGCGGCCAAGGGCATCGGTCGCGCGGTGGCCGAGGACTTCGCGGCCAATGGCGACAATCACCTGATCCTGCTGGACCTGGACTTGCCGCAATTGCAGGGCTGGGTCGATGAGCAGCAGGAGCGGATCAACGCGCGGGTCGAGACCCACGCGGCGAACATCGCCGACCTGCCTGCCATGGAAGCGTTTTTCAAGCAGCTCGGCAGCCGGATCAAGCAGGTCGACGTGCTGGTCAACAGTGCCGGTATCTGCAATGAAAACGAGCCCGAAGATCTGCACAACTGGCACAAGGTGATTTCGGTCAACCTCAACGGTACGTTTTACGTGACCTCGTTGTGCCTGGCGCTGATGCCGGATCGGGGACGCATCATCAACATGTCCTCGATCCTCGGGCGGGCCGGCAAGGTGCGCAACACCGCGTACTGCGCTTCCAAGCACGGCATCGTCGGCATGACCAAGGCTCTGGCACTGGACCTGGCGTCGCGGCAGATCACGGTCAACGCGATTCTGCCGGCCTGGATCGATACGCCGATGCTCCAGGGTGAACTGGCGACGCAAGCGGCGATCGCCGGTCTGACCCAGGAACAGATCGTGCGCAACGCGAAGAAAAAACTGCCGATGCGCCGCTTCATCCAGAGCGAAGAAGTGGCGGCGATGGTGCGTTACCTGGCCAGCCCTGAAGCCGGCGGGGTCACGGCCCAGAGCCTGGTGATCGATGGCGGCGTCGGGTTGGGAATGTAG
- a CDS encoding 3-oxoacyl-ACP reductase family protein, which yields MPNKVAVVTGGSRGIGRAIVLALAGAGYQVAFSYVRDEVAAMALRDEVQASGVDCLALQCDISRGGSIESFFERVEAHFQRVDLLVNNAGITRDGLLATMPASDILEVIQTNLVGTLLCCQQVLPGMLRQRSGCIVNISSVAAQKPGKGQSNYAAAKGGVEAMTRALAVELAPRNIRVNAVAPGIVKTEMSTALIGSQEEQIQSRLLIKRYAEPEEIAEAVLYLADRGLYLTGEVLPVNGGLKMP from the coding sequence ATGCCGAACAAAGTAGCAGTAGTGACCGGCGGCAGCCGTGGCATCGGTCGGGCCATCGTCCTGGCGCTGGCAGGTGCCGGTTATCAAGTGGCGTTCAGTTATGTGCGTGATGAAGTAGCGGCGATGGCCTTGCGTGATGAAGTGCAAGCGTCGGGCGTGGATTGCCTGGCGCTGCAATGCGACATCAGCCGTGGCGGCAGCATCGAGTCATTCTTCGAGCGGGTCGAGGCGCATTTTCAGCGCGTCGATCTGCTGGTCAACAACGCCGGCATTACCCGTGACGGCTTGCTGGCGACGATGCCGGCCAGCGACATCCTGGAGGTGATCCAGACCAACCTGGTCGGCACCTTGCTTTGCTGTCAGCAGGTGCTGCCGGGCATGCTGCGCCAGCGCAGTGGCTGTATCGTCAATATCAGTTCGGTCGCCGCGCAAAAGCCCGGCAAGGGCCAGAGCAACTATGCCGCGGCCAAGGGCGGGGTCGAAGCCATGACCCGCGCGCTGGCGGTCGAGCTGGCGCCGCGCAATATCCGGGTCAATGCGGTGGCACCGGGAATCGTCAAGACCGAGATGAGCACCGCACTGATCGGCAGTCAGGAGGAGCAGATCCAGTCGCGGTTGCTGATCAAGCGTTACGCCGAGCCCGAGGAAATTGCCGAGGCGGTGCTGTACCTCGCCGACCGTGGCCTGTACCTGACCGGGGAGGTCCTGCCGGTGAACGGCGGGTTGAAAATGCCATGA